A single window of Syntrophotalea acetylenica DNA harbors:
- a CDS encoding ACT domain-containing protein: MKVQQISIFIENTSGRLAEVTKVLGAAGVNIRALALADTSDFGVLRLIVDKIDLAKKVLAEKNFTVSKTDVVAVEVPDRPLGLAQILELLDAAGIAVEYLYAFVERRGENAVIIFRFDNSDDAIRALQAEGVRILSGENVYNV, translated from the coding sequence ATGAAGGTTCAGCAGATTTCCATTTTTATCGAAAATACATCCGGGCGGCTTGCCGAGGTAACCAAGGTTCTCGGAGCGGCGGGGGTCAACATCCGGGCACTGGCTCTCGCCGATACATCCGATTTTGGCGTTCTGCGGTTGATTGTCGATAAAATAGACCTTGCCAAAAAAGTGCTTGCGGAGAAAAACTTTACTGTTTCTAAAACCGATGTGGTTGCCGTGGAAGTCCCCGATCGACCACTGGGTTTGGCGCAGATTCTCGAACTTCTCGACGCAGCCGGAATTGCCGTGGAATATCTGTACGCTTTTGTAGAGCGTCGCGGAGAAAATGCGGTGATCATCTTCCGGTTTGACAATAGTGACGATGCGATACGGGCCTTGCAGGCCGAAGGGGTGCGCATCCTGTCCGGTGAAAATGTCTATAATGTCTAG
- a CDS encoding transporter, which produces MFRNWVMVFYMLFGFVSIAGSCWAGITGNQFTNGGDGIKTATAPPPGTYYRFYNFFYDAGKLADSHGDDLHADFDVFVYANVHRLIHFPGWKVLGADFFSNIVIPVVYTDIEVGAAGVRDDGWSVGDIFIEPVALAWHGERWDAAYGMGVWAPTGSCKASRPALPGKDYWSGMFSAGATVYLDAARTWSLSALGRYEIHGKKDGARITAGDDFHFEWGFGKALPPDWKLGPLQYWEIGMAGYAQWQVTDDRGSDVVWDKSVHDRVFAVGPEIRCVIPAWKTVVELRCEKEFGAVDRSEGVLTALVLTRAL; this is translated from the coding sequence ATGTTCCGTAACTGGGTGATGGTATTTTACATGCTTTTCGGGTTTGTGAGCATCGCCGGTTCCTGCTGGGCCGGCATCACCGGCAATCAATTTACAAACGGCGGCGACGGTATCAAAACCGCTACCGCGCCGCCTCCAGGCACGTACTATCGGTTTTATAATTTTTTCTATGATGCCGGTAAACTTGCTGATTCTCACGGGGACGATCTTCACGCCGATTTTGATGTCTTCGTCTATGCGAATGTGCATAGGCTGATTCATTTTCCCGGCTGGAAAGTTCTCGGAGCGGACTTCTTTTCCAATATTGTCATTCCTGTGGTTTATACCGACATTGAAGTGGGGGCTGCAGGAGTGCGGGATGATGGTTGGTCTGTTGGCGATATCTTCATCGAGCCGGTAGCCCTGGCATGGCATGGTGAGCGATGGGATGCCGCTTACGGCATGGGCGTCTGGGCGCCAACCGGATCATGCAAGGCCAGCAGGCCCGCATTGCCCGGCAAGGATTACTGGTCAGGAATGTTCAGTGCGGGGGCAACCGTTTACCTTGACGCGGCCAGGACATGGTCGTTGTCCGCCCTCGGCCGCTATGAAATTCACGGCAAAAAAGACGGCGCCAGAATTACCGCTGGCGACGATTTTCACTTCGAATGGGGCTTTGGCAAAGCGCTTCCGCCGGATTGGAAGCTGGGACCCCTGCAATATTGGGAGATTGGCATGGCAGGTTATGCTCAATGGCAGGTCACCGACGACAGGGGCTCTGATGTCGTCTGGGACAAAAGCGTTCACGATCGTGTCTTTGCCGTAGGGCCGGAGATCCGCTGCGTGATCCCTGCATGGAAAACAGTCGTTGAGCTACGCTGTGAAAAGGAATTCGGAGCGGTGGACCGCAGCGAAGGAGTGCTTACGGCCCTGGTTCTCACCCGCGCGCTCTGA
- a CDS encoding sigma-54 interaction domain-containing protein: MHQDNQEKEQDIILDSINEGVFTVDRKWRITSFNRAAEKITGIKREQALGRPCCEVFRANICEKACALRQTMEKGASLFNETAHIINQAGQRIPIRISTALLKNDQGDVVGGVETFQDLSQVEQLRKELESRYSFEDIIGRSPLMMELFRFIAPVADSDSTVLIEGASGTGKELFARAIHNLSPRHNKPFVAVNCAALPDTLLESELFGYKAGAFTDARRDKPGRFACAHGGTLFLDEIGDISPAMQVRLLRVLQERCFEPLGSVKSVHVDVRILAATNKNLAELVHEGVFREDLFYRIRVIHLQIPGLQKRKEDIPLLVKHFVAKFNRLYNRQIEGVSHEVLARLMDYDYPGNVRELENILEHAFVLCRGGMIEVRCLPLELRPKDYSMASESCGLTTLQAMEQNLIFEALKRHSGNRTRTAEHLGIDTSTLYRKIKSLGIKVPATDGRSSRSR; this comes from the coding sequence ATGCATCAGGACAACCAGGAAAAAGAACAGGATATTATTCTCGATTCAATCAATGAAGGCGTTTTTACCGTGGACCGGAAATGGAGAATCACCTCCTTTAACCGTGCTGCCGAAAAAATTACAGGCATCAAGCGCGAGCAGGCACTGGGACGGCCTTGTTGCGAGGTGTTCCGTGCGAATATCTGCGAAAAAGCCTGTGCTCTTCGCCAGACCATGGAAAAAGGAGCTTCCCTGTTTAACGAAACCGCACACATTATCAATCAGGCAGGACAGCGCATCCCCATTCGTATTTCCACGGCGTTACTCAAAAACGACCAGGGGGACGTGGTAGGGGGCGTTGAGACATTTCAGGATCTGAGCCAGGTGGAACAGCTCCGCAAAGAGCTGGAATCCCGGTATTCCTTTGAGGACATTATTGGACGAAGCCCTCTTATGATGGAATTGTTCCGTTTTATCGCTCCGGTTGCGGACAGCGACAGCACCGTTCTTATCGAGGGGGCCAGCGGCACCGGCAAAGAGCTTTTTGCCCGTGCAATTCATAACCTTTCACCACGTCACAACAAGCCTTTTGTTGCCGTCAATTGTGCTGCGCTGCCTGATACACTGCTTGAATCGGAGCTTTTTGGCTATAAAGCCGGGGCGTTCACGGATGCCCGACGGGACAAGCCCGGTCGTTTCGCCTGCGCCCATGGCGGGACGCTGTTTCTTGATGAAATCGGCGACATATCTCCCGCGATGCAAGTTCGATTATTACGGGTTCTCCAGGAGCGCTGTTTTGAACCGCTGGGGTCGGTTAAGTCGGTTCATGTCGATGTCCGCATTCTTGCCGCAACCAACAAAAATCTGGCGGAGCTTGTTCATGAAGGGGTTTTTCGGGAAGATTTATTTTACCGGATTCGCGTTATCCATCTGCAGATACCGGGTCTGCAAAAGAGGAAGGAAGATATTCCGCTGCTGGTCAAACATTTCGTAGCCAAATTCAACCGTCTGTACAATCGTCAGATCGAAGGTGTTTCCCACGAGGTTCTGGCTCGACTGATGGACTATGATTATCCGGGCAATGTACGGGAACTGGAAAATATCCTTGAACATGCTTTTGTATTGTGCCGCGGGGGAATGATCGAAGTGCGATGTCTGCCGCTTGAACTGCGGCCAAAGGATTATTCCATGGCTTCTGAGAGCTGTGGTCTGACTACACTGCAGGCCATGGAACAGAATCTCATATTCGAAGCGTTGAAACGCCATAGTGGCAATCGTACGCGTACCGCTGAACATCTTGGCATTGACACCAGTACCCTGTATCGAAAGATCAAATCCCTTGGCATCAAGGTGCCTGCAACCGATGGCCGCAGCAGCAGAAGCAGGTAG
- a CDS encoding iron-containing alcohol dehydrogenase — translation MEFMFGIPSFVQFGPGVAKKAGEVAQGLGARKVLFVYDKGVKSAGLADEVLKALHDSNLEVLEFDGVQPNPTDTLVENAAAMAREFQPDAIVALGGGSSIDCAKAINILQTNPSPINQYDGLNTVPNPTRPLIAIPTTAGTASEVTAFSIVTDTTRQKKMVIGGQFVGATMALVDPQMTFGMPSSITASTGMDALTHAIEAYLSKGAMVPTDVCALRAIELIYHNLPTATRNGQDLEARTNMLLGSMMAGFAFNCAVLGLVHSIAHPLSVHCGLPHGVANAVVLPYVMEYNAPAALDRMKDIALAMGQPVSDMAPVEAAKLAIAAVKALSRELQIPSLEELGVPRNIFDRLAEDALLEISTIFNPREPSKQDVIDILVKAY, via the coding sequence ATGGAATTCATGTTTGGCATACCCAGTTTCGTCCAGTTCGGTCCCGGTGTTGCAAAAAAGGCGGGGGAGGTTGCCCAGGGTCTTGGCGCCCGTAAAGTTCTTTTTGTTTATGACAAGGGAGTAAAAAGCGCCGGTCTGGCGGATGAAGTCCTCAAGGCACTGCATGATTCAAATCTGGAAGTGCTTGAATTTGACGGCGTTCAACCCAACCCTACCGACACCCTGGTCGAGAATGCAGCCGCCATGGCAAGGGAATTTCAACCCGATGCCATCGTCGCCCTCGGCGGCGGGTCTTCTATCGATTGCGCCAAGGCTATAAACATCCTCCAAACCAATCCTTCTCCTATCAATCAGTATGACGGTCTCAATACTGTGCCGAACCCCACTCGGCCGCTGATAGCGATTCCCACCACCGCAGGGACCGCAAGTGAAGTAACAGCGTTTTCCATCGTCACGGATACCACTCGCCAGAAAAAAATGGTTATCGGGGGACAGTTCGTCGGGGCAACCATGGCCCTGGTCGATCCGCAAATGACCTTCGGCATGCCTTCGTCAATCACCGCGTCAACCGGAATGGACGCACTGACCCATGCCATCGAGGCCTATCTTTCCAAAGGGGCCATGGTTCCTACCGATGTCTGTGCCTTGAGAGCCATCGAGTTGATCTACCACAATCTTCCCACAGCGACCCGCAATGGCCAGGATCTCGAGGCGCGCACCAATATGCTCCTTGGCAGCATGATGGCCGGTTTCGCGTTCAACTGTGCGGTTCTCGGTCTGGTGCACAGTATCGCCCATCCCCTGAGCGTTCATTGCGGACTTCCTCACGGGGTGGCCAATGCCGTGGTTTTGCCCTATGTCATGGAATACAACGCACCGGCGGCCTTGGACCGCATGAAAGATATTGCCCTCGCCATGGGACAGCCAGTATCGGACATGGCCCCTGTGGAGGCGGCGAAACTCGCAATCGCAGCGGTGAAAGCACTCTCCAGGGAACTTCAGATACCGTCTCTTGAAGAGCTGGGAGTTCCCCGCAATATTTTTGATCGCCTTGCCGAAGATGCTCTGCTGGAAATATCAACGATTTTCAATCCCCGCGAACCCAGCAAACAGGATGTAATCGACATCCTGGTGAAAGCTTACTGA